One window of the Amycolatopsis mediterranei genome contains the following:
- a CDS encoding MFS transporter, which translates to MAAPPDRVTFREVFGIAEFRALWFAELLSIAGDQLARVALSILVFTTTGSAALTGLTYALTFAPSLIGGIFLTGLADRFSRRTVMVAVDLVRAGLILLVAVPQLPFWVVCVLVGGVSLLNPPFKAAQLALLPQVLEGDRFVVGMGVRTMTVQSAQLLGFAGGGALLLALDPHVALVLDAVTFLLSAAFVRFGVRPRPAAAKAETRKSFFATISAGGRVAFANPALRTLVLFTWLMGLLPVYEGIAAPYVASAGGGPELVGLLLAADPVGSVIGTFVFTRWVPADTRPKLIAPLSALCGVPMLVGFAQPGPWVSIVLFVLSGAFGAVALLQATASLTLAVPDENRAQTMGLSNTGLTTMLGVSPLIGGVLTDYFGAQTTVGIFGVAGLILTAPLALAWRRARTSRAGEDGHDFETQRAEHA; encoded by the coding sequence CGTTCCGCGAGGTGTTCGGGATCGCCGAGTTCCGGGCGCTCTGGTTCGCGGAACTGTTGTCGATCGCCGGTGACCAGCTGGCGAGAGTCGCGCTCTCGATCCTCGTGTTCACCACCACCGGCTCCGCCGCGCTGACCGGTCTCACCTACGCGCTGACCTTCGCCCCGTCGCTGATCGGCGGCATCTTCCTGACCGGTCTCGCCGACCGGTTCTCCCGGCGCACCGTGATGGTCGCCGTCGACCTGGTCCGGGCCGGGCTGATCCTGCTCGTCGCAGTGCCCCAGCTGCCGTTCTGGGTGGTCTGCGTGCTCGTCGGCGGCGTCTCGCTGCTGAACCCGCCGTTCAAGGCCGCCCAGCTCGCGCTGTTGCCGCAGGTCCTGGAGGGCGACCGGTTCGTCGTCGGCATGGGCGTGCGGACCATGACCGTCCAGTCCGCGCAGCTGCTCGGGTTCGCCGGTGGCGGCGCGCTGCTGCTGGCGCTCGACCCGCACGTGGCCCTGGTGCTCGACGCGGTCACTTTCCTGCTGTCCGCGGCCTTCGTCCGGTTCGGTGTGCGTCCCCGGCCGGCCGCCGCGAAGGCGGAGACGCGGAAGTCGTTCTTCGCCACGATCAGCGCGGGGGGCCGGGTGGCGTTCGCCAACCCGGCGCTGCGAACGCTGGTGCTGTTCACCTGGCTGATGGGCCTGCTGCCGGTCTACGAGGGGATCGCCGCGCCGTACGTGGCGTCGGCGGGTGGCGGCCCCGAACTGGTCGGGCTGCTGCTCGCGGCCGACCCGGTGGGCAGCGTGATCGGCACGTTCGTCTTCACGCGGTGGGTGCCGGCCGACACGCGGCCGAAGCTGATCGCGCCGCTGTCGGCGCTGTGCGGGGTGCCCATGCTGGTGGGCTTCGCGCAGCCCGGCCCGTGGGTGTCGATCGTCCTGTTCGTCCTGTCCGGGGCGTTCGGCGCGGTCGCGCTGCTGCAGGCGACGGCGTCGCTCACGCTGGCGGTCCCGGACGAGAACCGCGCGCAGACGATGGGGCTGTCCAACACCGGGCTGACGACGATGCTCGGCGTGAGCCCGCTCATCGGCGGCGTGCTGACCGACTACTTCGGGGCGCAGACGACCGTCGGAATCTTCGGCGTTGCCGGATTGATACTTACGGCGCCGCTCGCGCTGGCGTGGCGGCGCGCGCGGACTTCAAGGGCCGGCGAAGACGGGCATGACTTCGAAACCCAGCGCGCCGAACACGCCTGA
- a CDS encoding GGDEF domain-containing protein, with amino-acid sequence MGWTTVATVTTPVTLKHLGILGLLGALALAQTEVSRRIERQRRILSDGPHMNMTSVWLLPAALLLPTQLVTLLGVTLYVGLALRSWSGTRPGQPHRVAANATSATLSACSAGLVTLYSPALSVVTVSIAVLVYFVVNAALTGLGLYLANPAEATVESCLGGMDDNLLELSTLCVGGLLVMVLGHEPLLSVLVILPLYVLQRSVLIKRLEELATTDQKTQLLNATTWQDGAQREISRAQRENGSFGAMMIDLDHFKRINDTYGHLAGDDVLKAVAAVVRQETRAHDLVGRFGGEEFVALLPSTSKEDAIVTAERIRQRVSELIISTTTNAGAAVDIERQTASIGVAAYPLDGSSIEEVMASADAAVYAAKHGGRNRVVGSAAAALAAA; translated from the coding sequence GTGGGCTGGACGACCGTCGCCACGGTCACCACCCCGGTCACGTTGAAGCACCTGGGCATCCTGGGCCTGCTGGGGGCCCTCGCACTGGCCCAAACCGAGGTCAGCCGCCGGATCGAGCGCCAGCGCCGCATCCTGAGCGACGGCCCGCACATGAACATGACGTCGGTGTGGCTCCTGCCCGCCGCCCTGCTGCTGCCGACGCAGCTGGTCACCTTGCTCGGGGTGACCCTCTACGTCGGTCTGGCGCTGCGCAGCTGGTCGGGCACCCGTCCGGGCCAGCCGCACCGCGTCGCCGCGAACGCCACCAGCGCGACGCTGTCGGCGTGCTCGGCCGGGCTGGTCACGCTGTACTCACCGGCACTCAGCGTCGTCACCGTCTCGATCGCGGTGCTGGTGTACTTCGTGGTCAACGCCGCCCTCACCGGACTCGGCCTCTACCTCGCCAACCCGGCCGAGGCGACGGTCGAGAGCTGCCTGGGCGGCATGGACGACAACCTCCTCGAGCTGTCCACGCTGTGCGTCGGCGGCCTGCTGGTGATGGTGCTCGGCCACGAGCCGCTGCTGTCGGTGCTGGTCATCCTGCCGCTCTACGTGCTGCAGCGGTCCGTGCTGATCAAGCGGCTGGAAGAGCTGGCCACGACCGACCAGAAGACGCAGCTGCTCAACGCCACCACCTGGCAGGACGGCGCGCAGCGCGAGATCTCGCGGGCGCAGCGGGAGAACGGCAGCTTCGGCGCCATGATGATCGACCTCGACCACTTCAAGCGGATCAACGACACCTACGGGCACCTCGCGGGGGACGACGTGCTCAAGGCGGTCGCCGCCGTGGTCAGGCAGGAGACCAGGGCGCACGACCTGGTCGGCCGGTTCGGCGGCGAAGAGTTCGTCGCGCTGCTGCCTTCGACGTCCAAAGAGGACGCGATCGTCACCGCGGAACGGATCCGGCAACGGGTCAGCGAGCTGATCATCAGCACCACGACCAACGCCGGCGCCGCCGTCGACATCGAACGGCAGACGGCGTCGATCGGCGTCGCCGCCTACCCGCTGGACGGTTCGTCCATCGAGGAGGTGATGGCGTCCGCCGACGCGGCCGTGTACGCGGCCAAACACGGCGGGCGAAACCGGGTGGTGGGGTCGGCCGCGGCGGCCTTGGCCGCGGCTTAG
- a CDS encoding TetR/AcrR family transcriptional regulator, which produces MSSPAPRGRPRKLPVSEQRARVLRATARVVAQHGMQGATIEQIAREAGVSRQAVYEQFGDRATLFAEVVADTEERAFTAIAGPSVADEQPGLRAWARANYANMVTFVADHPEGYGVLRAAERAGDPALTRLRERLAVVYAEASRKRWAAHGIDSGRADRALVTLFFAMTESLVQATWDGEPPDQDALIDLLTEFTVGGVARLQTKASDVIDRLR; this is translated from the coding sequence ATGTCAAGCCCGGCGCCGCGCGGGCGGCCGCGCAAGCTCCCGGTTTCGGAGCAGCGCGCCCGCGTGCTGCGGGCGACCGCCCGGGTCGTCGCGCAGCACGGGATGCAAGGCGCGACGATCGAGCAGATCGCGCGTGAGGCCGGCGTCTCGCGCCAAGCCGTCTACGAGCAGTTCGGCGACCGGGCGACGCTGTTCGCCGAGGTCGTGGCGGACACCGAAGAGAGGGCTTTCACCGCCATCGCGGGGCCGTCGGTGGCCGACGAGCAGCCCGGCCTGCGGGCTTGGGCGCGGGCCAACTACGCCAACATGGTCACCTTCGTCGCCGACCACCCCGAGGGCTACGGCGTGCTCCGCGCGGCCGAGCGGGCGGGCGACCCCGCTCTCACCCGGTTGAGGGAGCGGCTGGCCGTCGTCTACGCCGAAGCCAGCCGCAAGCGGTGGGCCGCGCACGGCATCGACTCGGGCCGCGCGGACCGCGCGCTCGTCACGCTCTTCTTCGCGATGACCGAGTCACTGGTCCAGGCCACCTGGGACGGCGAGCCGCCGGACCAGGACGCGCTGATCGACCTGCTCACCGAATTCACCGTCGGCGGCGTCGCCCGCCTGCAGACCAAGGCGAGCGACGTCATCGACCGGTTGCGGTAG
- a CDS encoding lipase family protein gives MRIFLRRALSAAVATVSVLALATLGPPQASAASFYDPPSPLPAGRNGDVIRHEASTFYIDPIQLIKADASVQRIMYRSTDTHGSPIAVTGTVLTPRSAWHGAGVRPLVSYAVGTQGEGDDCAPSKALAAGFEYEGPFIAGLLTRGYGVVVTDYEGLGTPGDHTYVNRASEGHAVLDAIRAAQRLPEAGLPDDGPVAIAGYSQGGGASAAAAELQPSYAPELKLKGAYAGAVPADLAEVAKNLDGHYAVGFLGFALVSMNYAYPELNIPALLNARGKQLFEQVRTECTVEAIAAHAFTQSSTLTTDGRSLVAYLGEEPYRSRVAEQKIGALTPSAPVLIVHSALDDIVPYAQDRDLGRTWCGKGVQVQFSTSLVPTHVLGAVRAYPEAFAWLEGRFAGLPAPVNCGWF, from the coding sequence ATGCGTATCTTCCTCCGTCGCGCCCTCTCCGCGGCCGTCGCCACCGTTTCCGTTCTGGCCTTGGCGACGCTTGGCCCGCCGCAGGCCTCCGCCGCGTCCTTCTACGATCCGCCGTCCCCCCTGCCCGCCGGCCGCAACGGCGACGTCATCCGGCACGAGGCGTCGACGTTCTACATCGATCCGATCCAGCTGATCAAGGCCGACGCGAGCGTGCAGCGGATCATGTACCGCAGCACCGACACGCACGGCTCGCCGATCGCCGTCACCGGCACGGTGCTGACCCCGCGGTCGGCGTGGCACGGCGCCGGGGTGCGCCCGCTCGTTTCCTACGCCGTCGGCACCCAGGGCGAGGGCGACGACTGCGCGCCGTCGAAAGCGCTTGCCGCGGGCTTCGAGTACGAAGGGCCGTTCATCGCGGGGCTGCTGACGCGGGGGTACGGCGTCGTCGTCACCGACTACGAAGGGCTCGGCACGCCCGGAGACCACACGTACGTCAACCGCGCGTCGGAGGGCCACGCCGTGCTCGACGCGATCCGCGCGGCCCAGCGGCTGCCGGAGGCGGGGCTCCCGGACGACGGCCCGGTGGCGATCGCGGGCTATTCCCAAGGCGGCGGCGCGTCGGCCGCGGCGGCGGAGCTGCAGCCGAGCTACGCCCCCGAGCTGAAGCTGAAGGGCGCATACGCGGGGGCGGTGCCGGCGGACCTGGCCGAGGTGGCCAAGAACCTCGACGGCCACTACGCGGTCGGCTTCCTCGGCTTCGCGCTGGTGAGCATGAACTACGCCTACCCCGAGCTGAACATCCCGGCGCTGCTCAACGCGCGCGGGAAGCAGCTGTTCGAGCAGGTCCGCACCGAGTGCACGGTGGAAGCGATCGCCGCGCACGCGTTCACGCAGTCCTCGACGCTGACCACCGACGGCCGGTCGCTCGTCGCGTACCTCGGCGAGGAGCCGTACCGGTCGCGGGTGGCCGAGCAGAAGATCGGGGCGCTGACGCCGTCGGCGCCGGTGTTGATCGTCCACAGCGCGCTCGACGACATCGTGCCCTACGCGCAGGACCGCGACCTGGGCCGGACGTGGTGCGGCAAGGGCGTGCAGGTGCAGTTCAGCACGTCACTGGTGCCGACGCACGTGCTCGGCGCGGTGCGCGCCTACCCGGAGGCGTTCGCCTGGCTCGAGGGCCGCTTCGCCGGCCTCCCGGCGCCGGTGAACTGCGGCTGGTTCTGA
- a CDS encoding DUF3151 domain-containing protein, giving the protein MTHNLLGPEPTLLPEHTAAQAALDAGTDPATVAAEHPDYSEAWASLAEKAFDAGETVAAYAYARTGYHRGLDQLRRAGWKGFGPVPWAHRPNQGFLRALAVLGKAAGKIGETEEFERCRTFLADSDPAAAEATGLK; this is encoded by the coding sequence ATGACGCACAACCTGCTCGGCCCCGAGCCGACGCTGCTGCCCGAGCACACCGCCGCCCAGGCCGCGCTCGACGCCGGGACCGACCCGGCCACCGTCGCCGCCGAACACCCCGACTACAGCGAGGCCTGGGCTTCGCTGGCCGAGAAGGCCTTCGACGCGGGCGAGACCGTCGCCGCCTACGCGTACGCCCGCACCGGCTACCACCGGGGTCTCGACCAGCTGCGCCGCGCGGGCTGGAAGGGCTTCGGCCCGGTGCCCTGGGCGCACCGCCCCAACCAGGGGTTCCTCCGCGCCCTCGCCGTCCTGGGCAAGGCCGCCGGGAAGATCGGCGAGACCGAGGAGTTCGAGCGCTGCCGGACGTTCCTCGCCGACTCCGACCCCGCGGCCGCGGAAGCCACCGGCCTGAAGTGA
- the fbaA gene encoding class II fructose-bisphosphate aldolase, which produces MPIATPEVYAEMLDRAKANEFAYPAINVTSSETVNAAIRGFAEAESDGIIQFSTGGAEFASGQKVKDMVTGATALAEFAQVVAAKYDVNVALHTDHCPKDKLDGFVRPLIEISAERVKNGQNPLFQSHMWDGSAIDLDENLEIAAELLAKTAAAHIILEVEIGVVGGEEDGVEAEINEKLYTAEGDFLKTIDALGAGEKGRYLLAATFGNVHGVYKPGNVKLRPDVLKGGQEAASKKLGLDAGSKPFELVFHGGSGSLPEEIREAVSYGVVKMNVDTDTQYAFTRPIVDHFFKNYDGVLKIDGEVGNKKVYDPRSYLKAAEAGMAQRVVEACQALGSAGTKLK; this is translated from the coding sequence ATGCCCATCGCCACCCCCGAGGTCTACGCGGAGATGCTCGACCGGGCCAAGGCGAACGAGTTCGCCTACCCGGCCATCAACGTGACCTCGTCCGAAACCGTGAACGCCGCCATCCGCGGCTTCGCCGAGGCGGAGAGCGACGGCATCATCCAGTTCTCCACGGGCGGTGCGGAGTTCGCGTCGGGCCAGAAGGTCAAGGACATGGTGACCGGCGCGACCGCGCTCGCGGAGTTCGCCCAGGTCGTCGCGGCGAAGTACGACGTGAACGTGGCGCTGCACACCGACCACTGCCCGAAGGACAAGCTGGACGGCTTCGTCCGTCCGCTGATCGAGATCTCGGCCGAGCGCGTCAAGAACGGCCAGAACCCGCTGTTCCAGTCCCACATGTGGGACGGCTCGGCGATCGACCTCGACGAGAACCTCGAGATCGCCGCGGAGCTGCTGGCCAAGACGGCGGCCGCGCACATCATCCTCGAGGTCGAGATCGGCGTCGTCGGCGGCGAGGAGGACGGCGTCGAGGCGGAGATCAACGAGAAGCTGTACACCGCCGAAGGCGACTTCCTGAAGACGATCGACGCGCTCGGCGCCGGCGAGAAGGGCCGCTACCTGCTGGCGGCCACGTTCGGCAACGTCCACGGCGTGTACAAGCCGGGCAACGTGAAGCTGCGCCCGGACGTGCTGAAGGGCGGCCAGGAGGCGGCGTCGAAGAAGCTCGGCCTGGACGCGGGTTCGAAGCCGTTCGAGCTGGTCTTCCACGGCGGCTCGGGCTCGCTCCCGGAGGAGATCCGCGAGGCGGTGTCCTACGGCGTGGTGAAGATGAACGTCGACACGGACACGCAGTACGCGTTCACCCGCCCGATCGTCGACCACTTCTTCAAGAACTACGACGGCGTCCTGAAGATCGACGGCGAGGTCGGCAACAAGAAGGTCTACGACCCGCGGTCGTACCTGAAGGCCGCGGAGGCCGGCATGGCCCAGCGCGTCGTCGAGGCCTGCCAGGCCCTCGGCTCGGCGGGCACGAAGCTCAAGTAA
- a CDS encoding LLM class F420-dependent oxidoreductase produces the protein MAIELGKLGIWRHYSGVDAQFAAEAEKLGYGTIWLGASPGGDLAYVDDLLAATDHLVIATGIVNIWQDEPADIARAYERIVAKYPDRFLLGVGAGHPEASKEYKKPYTALVDYLDGLDAAGVPVAGRALAALGPKVIELARDRTAGAHPYLTTPEHTRGAREILGAGKLLAPEQKVVLGTDAAEARAIGRNTVKFYLGLSNYVANLRKLGFTDEDVEGEGSDRLVDALALHGDADTIATGLRAHLEAGADHVNIQVLNEDPWPAYSEVAAALR, from the coding sequence ATGGCAATCGAACTCGGCAAGCTCGGTATCTGGCGGCACTACTCGGGCGTCGACGCGCAGTTCGCGGCGGAGGCGGAGAAGCTCGGCTACGGCACGATCTGGCTGGGGGCGTCCCCGGGTGGGGACCTCGCCTACGTGGACGATCTCCTCGCGGCGACGGACCACCTGGTCATCGCGACCGGCATCGTGAACATCTGGCAGGACGAGCCCGCGGACATCGCCCGCGCGTACGAACGGATTGTCGCCAAGTACCCGGACCGCTTCCTGCTCGGCGTCGGCGCGGGCCACCCCGAGGCGTCCAAGGAGTACAAGAAGCCGTACACGGCCCTGGTCGACTACCTCGACGGCCTGGACGCGGCGGGGGTCCCGGTGGCCGGCCGCGCCTTGGCGGCGCTCGGCCCGAAGGTCATCGAGCTGGCCCGCGACCGGACGGCGGGGGCGCACCCGTACCTGACGACGCCGGAGCACACGCGGGGAGCTCGCGAGATCCTGGGCGCGGGCAAGCTGCTGGCCCCGGAGCAGAAGGTGGTCCTCGGCACCGACGCCGCCGAGGCCCGCGCGATCGGCCGCAACACCGTGAAGTTCTACCTCGGGCTGTCGAACTACGTCGCCAACCTGCGCAAACTCGGCTTCACGGACGAGGACGTCGAAGGCGAGGGCAGCGACCGCCTGGTCGACGCACTGGCCCTGCACGGCGACGCGGACACGATCGCGACGGGCCTCCGCGCCCACCTCGAAGCGGGTGCCGACCACGTGAACATCCAGGTGCTCAACGAGGATCCCTGGCCGGCTTACAGCGAGGTGGCGGCCGCGCTGCGCTGA
- a CDS encoding aldo/keto reductase → MTKLGNTDLDVYGLNLGCNVFGWTADEPQSFAVLDAYTAAGGNFLDSADLYGGGGGSETIIGNWLAARGRRDDVVVATKVGMWDGRPGLSAKNIQAAAEDSLRRLQTDHIDLYYAHRDDPDTPLEETLEAFDALVRAGKVRYVGASNYTAGRLADALSISDKNGFARFAVLQPHYNLVERDYERDLAPLVEREGLATLPYFALAMGFLTGKYRTKDETGDSPRAARALSYLDKGGDRVLAALDEVAQAHGVSVATVSLAWLRQQPTVAAPIASARTPEQLTDLIASVSLELTDAEVTALNEA, encoded by the coding sequence ATGACCAAGCTGGGTAACACCGACCTCGACGTGTACGGGCTCAACCTCGGGTGCAACGTCTTCGGCTGGACGGCCGACGAGCCGCAGTCCTTCGCCGTGCTGGACGCCTACACCGCGGCGGGCGGCAACTTCCTGGACAGCGCGGACCTCTACGGCGGCGGTGGGGGCTCCGAGACGATCATCGGCAACTGGCTGGCCGCCCGCGGCCGGCGTGACGACGTCGTCGTGGCGACCAAGGTCGGGATGTGGGACGGCCGGCCGGGCCTGTCGGCGAAGAACATCCAGGCCGCGGCCGAGGACTCGCTGCGGCGCCTGCAGACCGACCACATCGACCTCTACTACGCCCACCGCGACGACCCGGACACCCCGCTCGAAGAAACCCTGGAGGCGTTCGACGCGCTGGTCCGCGCGGGCAAGGTCCGGTACGTCGGCGCGTCGAACTACACCGCCGGACGGCTCGCCGATGCACTGTCCATTTCGGACAAGAACGGCTTCGCGCGGTTCGCCGTGCTGCAGCCGCACTACAACCTCGTCGAGCGGGACTACGAACGCGACCTCGCACCGCTCGTCGAGCGCGAAGGCCTCGCGACCCTGCCGTACTTCGCCCTCGCCATGGGCTTCCTCACCGGCAAGTACCGCACGAAGGACGAGACCGGCGACAGCCCGCGCGCCGCGCGCGCTTTGTCCTATTTGGACAAGGGCGGCGACCGCGTCCTCGCCGCACTGGACGAAGTCGCCCAGGCGCACGGCGTTTCGGTGGCCACGGTGTCGCTCGCGTGGCTGCGGCAGCAGCCGACGGTCGCCGCCCCCATCGCGAGCGCGCGGACACCCGAGCAGCTCACCGACCTGATCGCGTCGGTCTCGCTGGAGCTGACCGACGCCGAAGTCACCGCCTTGAACGAGGCCTAG
- a CDS encoding SDR family oxidoreductase: protein MANPFSLLSGTKKVDGKVVLITGAARGIGAGLAERLAARGAKVALVGLEAEEQRKVADRIGPNAKSWEADVTSWAALERATAGVVAHFGGIDVVIANAGIATAGFVRSVDRAAFEKVIEVDLLGVWRTFRVTLPHVIERKGYLLAISSLAAITHAPGMANYAAAKAGVEAFSNSLRAEVAHLGVKVGVAHPTWIRTDLVESADAHPVFGKLRASMPGLIGKTYPLDVALDDLEAGILKRARTIHVPRWVGGLKLLRAFLPPIIEIGSRSRVPSADKAALADIEARGAFESAVTGHGGRAATKG, encoded by the coding sequence GTGGCCAACCCGTTTTCGCTGCTGAGCGGCACCAAGAAGGTCGACGGCAAGGTCGTGCTGATCACCGGCGCGGCCCGCGGCATCGGCGCCGGCCTCGCCGAACGGCTGGCCGCCCGCGGCGCCAAGGTCGCCCTCGTCGGCCTCGAAGCCGAGGAGCAGCGGAAGGTCGCCGACCGGATCGGCCCAAATGCGAAATCCTGGGAAGCCGACGTCACCAGCTGGGCCGCGCTCGAGCGCGCGACGGCCGGCGTCGTGGCGCACTTCGGCGGGATCGACGTCGTCATCGCGAACGCCGGCATCGCGACCGCGGGCTTCGTCCGCTCGGTCGACCGGGCCGCGTTCGAGAAGGTCATCGAGGTCGACCTGCTCGGCGTCTGGCGGACGTTCCGCGTCACGCTCCCGCACGTCATCGAGCGCAAGGGCTACCTGCTGGCGATTTCGTCGCTCGCCGCGATCACGCACGCGCCGGGCATGGCGAACTACGCCGCCGCCAAGGCCGGCGTCGAAGCCTTCTCGAACAGCCTGCGCGCCGAGGTCGCCCACCTGGGCGTCAAGGTCGGCGTCGCGCACCCGACGTGGATCCGCACCGACCTCGTCGAGAGCGCCGACGCGCACCCGGTGTTCGGCAAGCTCCGCGCGTCGATGCCCGGCCTGATCGGCAAGACCTACCCGCTGGACGTCGCCTTGGACGACCTCGAAGCCGGCATCCTCAAGCGCGCCCGGACCATCCACGTGCCGCGCTGGGTCGGCGGGCTCAAGCTGCTGCGCGCGTTCCTGCCGCCGATCATCGAAATCGGCTCCCGCAGCCGGGTACCTTCGGCGGACAAAGCCGCGCTGGCCGACATCGAGGCCCGCGGCGCGTTCGAGTCGGCGGTCACCGGCCACGGCGGGCGGGCCGCCACCAAGGGGTGA
- a CDS encoding flavin-containing monooxygenase, with protein sequence MVERFKVVIVGTGFSGLGQAIQLEKAGIRDYVILEKATEVGGTWRDNSYPGCACDVQSHMYSFSYEQNPGWSRSFSPQPEIFGYLKRVADKYRLREKIRFGVELTGAHWDERERRWTATTRDGREFVAQFLVSGVGGLHIPQIPELPGIAGFKGQTWHSARWNHEYDLRGKNVAVVGTGASAVQFVPKIAPDVAELTLFQRTPPWIMPKPDHAMPSWAQTLFKRVPGTQRAYRNALYWLLEARAIGFNGHPAIMKAGELIAKRNIAKGIKDRALRKKVTPDYTMGCKRVLISNDYYPALARPNVEVNTSGIKEVKAHSIVDSAGVEHEVDAIIYGTGFKVTDALEYLDITGVDGRNLAKEWASEGMRTHKGITVSGYPNLFFLLGPNTALGHSSVVFMIESQARYVVDAIKLADSRGAAALDVRPGVQDEFQREIQDKLVKGVWTQGGCKSWYLDAQGVNRTIWPGFTWRYWLETRKVDPADYELSGRAS encoded by the coding sequence ATGGTCGAGCGGTTCAAGGTCGTGATCGTCGGCACCGGGTTTTCCGGGCTCGGCCAGGCGATCCAGCTCGAGAAGGCCGGCATCCGGGACTACGTGATCCTGGAGAAGGCCACCGAGGTGGGCGGTACCTGGCGCGACAACTCCTACCCCGGGTGCGCGTGTGACGTGCAGTCGCACATGTACTCGTTCTCGTACGAGCAGAACCCGGGCTGGTCACGGTCGTTCTCGCCGCAGCCGGAGATCTTCGGCTACCTCAAGCGTGTCGCGGACAAGTACCGGCTGCGCGAGAAGATCCGCTTCGGCGTGGAGCTGACCGGCGCCCACTGGGACGAGCGCGAGCGCCGCTGGACGGCGACCACCAGGGACGGCCGCGAGTTCGTCGCGCAGTTCCTCGTCTCCGGCGTCGGCGGCCTGCACATCCCGCAGATCCCGGAGCTGCCCGGGATCGCCGGCTTCAAGGGGCAGACCTGGCACTCCGCGCGCTGGAACCACGAGTACGACCTGCGCGGCAAGAATGTTGCTGTCGTGGGCACCGGCGCCAGCGCCGTCCAGTTCGTCCCGAAGATCGCACCCGACGTCGCCGAGCTGACGCTGTTCCAGCGGACGCCGCCGTGGATCATGCCCAAGCCCGACCACGCCATGCCGTCGTGGGCGCAGACGCTGTTCAAGCGCGTCCCGGGCACCCAGCGGGCCTACCGCAACGCGCTGTACTGGCTGCTCGAAGCGCGGGCGATCGGCTTCAACGGCCACCCGGCGATCATGAAGGCCGGCGAGCTGATCGCGAAGCGGAACATCGCGAAGGGCATCAAGGACCGCGCGCTGCGCAAGAAGGTCACGCCGGACTACACGATGGGCTGCAAGCGCGTCCTGATCTCCAACGACTACTACCCGGCGCTGGCCCGGCCGAACGTCGAGGTGAACACGTCCGGGATCAAGGAGGTCAAGGCGCACTCGATCGTCGACTCCGCCGGCGTCGAGCACGAGGTCGACGCGATCATCTACGGCACCGGCTTCAAGGTGACCGACGCGCTGGAGTACCTCGACATCACCGGCGTCGACGGCCGCAACCTCGCCAAGGAGTGGGCGAGCGAGGGCATGCGCACGCACAAGGGCATCACCGTGTCCGGCTACCCGAACCTGTTCTTCCTGCTCGGCCCGAACACCGCGCTGGGCCACAGCTCCGTGGTGTTCATGATCGAGTCGCAGGCGCGGTACGTCGTCGACGCCATCAAGCTCGCCGATTCGCGCGGGGCCGCCGCGCTCGACGTCCGGCCGGGCGTGCAGGACGAGTTCCAGCGGGAGATCCAGGACAAGCTGGTCAAGGGCGTCTGGACGCAGGGCGGCTGCAAGAGCTGGTACCTCGACGCCCAGGGCGTGAACCGGACGATCTGGCCGGGCTTCACCTGGCGCTACTGGCTGGAGACGCGCAAGGTCGACCCGGCCGACTACGAACTGTCCGGCCGGGCGTCGTGA
- a CDS encoding ferredoxin reductase encodes MTLGRPTRLDGSARTDHLMSTLVGVVAVYRRLSQFSGKRRPPVRTVDRNLSLVVETIRPEADGVVSLRLANGTPLPAWRPGAHLDLVLSSGLTRQYSLCGDPADRACYRIAVRRIGAASGEIHALAAGTRVTARGPRTAFPLVGAGPFLFVAGGIGITPILPMVRHCVATGADWRLVYTGRSRASMPFLGELPDDERVWIRPTPSTASRRRAPSSSTVSRTARRSTAAARWR; translated from the coding sequence GTGACCCTCGGCCGGCCCACCCGGCTCGACGGCAGCGCGCGCACCGACCACCTGATGTCCACTTTGGTCGGCGTGGTGGCTGTTTACCGGCGTTTGTCGCAATTCAGCGGGAAGCGGCGGCCGCCCGTGCGCACAGTGGACCGGAACCTTTCGCTGGTCGTCGAAACAATCCGGCCCGAGGCCGACGGCGTCGTGAGCCTGCGGCTCGCCAACGGCACCCCGCTGCCGGCCTGGCGACCGGGTGCGCACCTCGACCTGGTGCTGTCGTCCGGCCTGACCAGGCAGTACTCGCTTTGCGGCGACCCCGCCGACCGCGCGTGCTACCGGATCGCCGTCCGGCGGATCGGCGCCGCGTCGGGCGAAATCCACGCGCTCGCCGCCGGCACCCGCGTCACCGCCCGGGGCCCGCGGACCGCGTTCCCGCTCGTCGGCGCCGGGCCGTTCCTCTTCGTCGCCGGCGGCATCGGGATCACCCCGATCCTGCCGATGGTCCGCCACTGCGTGGCCACGGGCGCGGACTGGCGGCTGGTCTACACCGGCCGCAGCCGCGCGTCGATGCCGTTCCTCGGCGAGCTGCCCGACGACGAGCGCGTGTGGATCCGCCCGACACCGAGTACGGCATCCCGGCGTCGGGCGCCGAGCTCCTCGACGGTCTCCCGGACGGCGCGTCGGTCTACTGCTGCGGCCCGGTGGCGATGA